In Brachypodium distachyon strain Bd21 chromosome 2, Brachypodium_distachyon_v3.0, whole genome shotgun sequence, one genomic interval encodes:
- the LOC100822316 gene encoding hydroxyethylthiazole kinase: MDEQRTEAWWARRAWALLSAVRSRAPLVQCITNLVSMDIAANTLLAAGASPAMLHCIREVPEFTPRCDAAYINVGTLSEDWLPSMMAAASAGRPWVLDPVAVAASGFRMNTCLSLLKLRPSVVRGNASEILALAAGSGNSSFKGVDILHDSEDAQQAAKALACSSGAVVAVSGAVDFITDGKQVIGASNGVPMLQKITATGCAVTALIAAFVGADPSDALVASACALAIFGLAGEIGMESAKGPASLRVNLIDALYCLDEQTVTSRVKISLRP, encoded by the exons ATGGACGAGCAGAGGACGGAGGCGTGGTGGGCTCGGCGCGCGTGGGCTCTTCTCTCGGCTGTCCGCTCGCGGGCACCGCTGGTCCAGTGCATCACCAACCTAGTCTCCATGGACATCGCCGCCAACAccctgctcgccgccggcgcgtcCCCGGCCATGCTCCACTGCATCCGAGAGGTCCCCGAATTCACCCCGCGCTGCGACGCCGCCTACATCAACGTCGGCACGCTCTCCGAAGATTGGCTCCCCTCCAtgatggccgccgcctccgcgggCCGTCCCTGGGTGCTCGACCCCGTCGCCGTTGCCGCCTCCGGCTTCCGGATGAACACCTGCCTCTCGCTCCTCAAACTCCGCCCTTCCGTCGTCAGGGGGAACGCCTCGGAGatcctcgccctcgccgccggctcaGGCAATTCCTCCTTCAAG GGTGTGGACATTTTGCATGATTCAGAAGATGCTCAACAAGCGGCTAAAGCATTGGCGTGTTCAAGCGGGGCTGTTGTTGCAGTATCCGGTGCTGTAGATTTCATCACCGATGGGAAGCAGGTCATTGGTGCAAGCAACGGTGTGCCTATGTTGCAAAAGATCACAGCCACAGGGTGTGCTGTGACTGCCCTTATAGCGGCTTTTGTCGGAGCGGATCCTTCCGATGCTCTGGTCGCGTCAGCATGTGCTCTTGCCATCTTTGGACTTGCTGGAGAGATTGGTATGGAGTCAGCAAAGGGACCTGCCTCTCTCAGGGTCAACCTCATCGATGCTCTCTACTGCCTTGACGAACAAACTGTCACCTCCAGAGTAAAAATTTCTCTGCGACCATAA
- the LOC100833684 gene encoding CASP-like protein 1E1 → MDQSRVVKPAGLSDSRRSGYNMGAAASGKQQQLSVDWCSVALRVFILAATLVSAVVMGVDRQTTTVQVTIADTLPPLQVPVTAKSSYSSAFVYLVVANAMACVFSAASLAACRSRSAVVPVMIGDLVVLALLFSAVGAAAEFGILGERGNSHVRWGKVCHVYGRFCERAMAAVIVSLIAGFASLVNLMLAILTLHKNSSYY, encoded by the exons ATGGATCAATCGCGGGTGGTGAAGCCAGCCGGGCTCTCCGACAGCCGCAGATCAGGCTACAACATGGGGGCAGCGGCGTCgggcaagcagcagcagttgtCCGTGGACTGGTGCAGCGTGGCGCTGCGGGTGTTCATCCTGGCGGCGACGCTGGTGTCCGCCGTGGTGATGGGCGTGGACCGGCAGACCACCACCGTCCAGGTCACCATCGCCGacacgctgccgccgctgcaggTGCCCGTCACCGCCAAGTCCTCCTACTCCTCCGCCTTCGT ATACTTGGTGGTGGCGAACGCGATGGCGTGCGTGTTCTCGGCGGCGTCGCTGGCGGCGTGCCGCAGCCGGAGCGCGGTGGTGCCGGTGATGATCGGCGACCTGGTGGTGCTGGCGCTGCTCTTCTCGGCggtgggcgcggcggcggagttcGGCATCCTCGGGGAGCGCGGCAACTCCCACGTGCGCTGGGGCAAGGTGTGCCACGTCTACGGGAGGTTCTGCGagcgcgccatggccgccgtcaTCGTCTCCCTCATCGCCGGCTTCGCCAGCCTCGTCAACCTCATGCTCGCCATCCTCACCCTCCACAAGAACTCATCCTACTACTAG